One genomic region from Chthonomonas calidirosea T49 encodes:
- a CDS encoding LacI family DNA-binding transcriptional regulator, protein MARRITMQEIAEKVGLSKSTVSYVLNGRGDVVRIPKETQKRIFDAARSLGYHPNALARGLAHKRTCTIAVVMQYPLLFAGWSGFTNELLHGVTDAAITLEYDLMLHTRKTTPEWYLEEQDPVSAEAARLMDGRVDGALLLRDVDDPLAEILYAHNFPAVLMFTHTTKPHIWYVDCDNTTGAVLAVEHLLRLGHRRILHVAGSPHSGAAQERIQGYRCAMERAGIAVKEEWIQEATSPAADFSQIAALFQLSAQERPTAVFAWSDDVAVRLLQILRSLGLRVPQDVAIVGFDSTGMCDHVDPPLSSVRQPVYDMAHKAVELLHARLRGMRVKPFQIRVAPTLDVRRSCGAYLVS, encoded by the coding sequence ATGGCACGACGAATTACAATGCAAGAGATCGCAGAGAAGGTAGGCCTCTCTAAATCTACCGTCTCCTATGTGCTCAATGGCCGCGGCGATGTCGTGCGCATCCCTAAAGAGACGCAAAAGCGTATCTTCGACGCGGCACGCTCGTTAGGCTACCACCCCAATGCCTTGGCTCGAGGGCTCGCTCATAAACGAACCTGTACCATCGCTGTGGTCATGCAGTACCCCCTCCTCTTCGCAGGTTGGTCAGGGTTTACCAATGAGCTGCTTCACGGAGTCACAGACGCCGCTATTACTTTAGAGTACGACCTTATGCTGCATACGCGCAAGACAACACCGGAGTGGTACTTGGAAGAGCAAGATCCTGTCTCCGCTGAGGCCGCCCGCCTCATGGACGGCCGTGTGGATGGAGCCCTTTTACTGCGGGATGTGGACGATCCGCTTGCGGAGATCCTCTATGCGCACAACTTTCCAGCCGTCCTGATGTTCACGCACACCACCAAGCCGCACATCTGGTATGTGGATTGCGATAACACAACAGGCGCCGTTTTAGCGGTGGAGCACCTTTTGCGCTTAGGGCATCGCAGGATTCTGCATGTAGCAGGATCGCCCCATTCCGGTGCCGCTCAAGAGCGTATCCAAGGCTACCGTTGTGCCATGGAACGAGCCGGTATTGCCGTAAAGGAGGAGTGGATCCAAGAAGCCACCTCACCCGCGGCCGACTTCTCGCAAATTGCAGCCCTCTTTCAGCTCTCTGCTCAAGAGCGCCCAACGGCTGTGTTCGCTTGGAGCGACGATGTGGCCGTGCGCCTCCTGCAGATTCTGCGTTCGCTAGGACTACGGGTACCTCAAGACGTGGCCATTGTGGGATTCGACTCTACTGGCATGTGTGACCACGTAGACCCGCCGCTCTCCAGCGTGCGACAGCCCGTCTACGACATGGCTCATAAAGCCGTTGAGCTGCTGCATGCGCGCTTGCGCGGAATGCGCGTAAAACCGTTCCAAATCCGTGTGGCTCCCACACTCGATGTTCGTCGTTCGTGTGGGGCCTACCTTGTGTCATAA
- a CDS encoding glucoamylase family protein, with the protein MFRWWIKGITIALLGWLSTQGSLGNPIKWAVHRSSPAYLTDPLLTEIERRAFRFFWEQADPNTGLVKDRASNVGPADNYTVASIASTGYALAALPIAVQHHWITSQQGYERALITLRFVVEKMPNVHGWYYHFVDMHTGERVWNCELSSIDTALLLLGALSAGAQWPATEVQRLADTMYTRLDWQWMLTNGGQDPQKRVLSMGWKPESGFLSANWDSYSEGIMLYLLGIGAPKNPLPAACWWAWTRPRYTYHGLTSFVGGPIFLHEMPYEFFDFRGWRDRDGWNYWRNAANGVEINRLFCLDHRKERKTYAAGMWGLNASDGPDGYNAYGVPKPEDGTVSPTGAIAAILFEPNQACAIAHAMYSQFHERLWGRYGFSNAFNLDRDWFDKDVIGIDLGMALLGIEDARTGFEWRRIAALPSTKRAWQRIGFSPSDVTEGK; encoded by the coding sequence GTGTTCCGATGGTGGATAAAGGGGATAACGATCGCCTTGTTAGGCTGGCTAAGCACGCAGGGAAGCTTGGGGAACCCAATAAAATGGGCTGTACATAGGTCGTCCCCTGCCTATTTAACCGATCCTCTACTAACAGAGATAGAAAGACGTGCTTTCCGATTCTTCTGGGAACAAGCCGATCCGAACACCGGTCTGGTAAAAGACCGCGCAAGCAACGTAGGGCCCGCGGATAACTACACGGTTGCAAGTATTGCCAGCACAGGCTATGCACTTGCCGCTCTGCCCATCGCCGTGCAACACCACTGGATAACGTCTCAGCAAGGTTATGAAAGGGCGCTTATAACGCTGCGTTTTGTGGTCGAAAAGATGCCTAACGTGCACGGCTGGTACTACCATTTTGTGGACATGCACACCGGCGAGCGCGTATGGAACTGTGAGCTTTCCTCCATAGATACGGCGCTCCTGCTGCTTGGCGCGCTGTCGGCCGGGGCGCAATGGCCTGCAACGGAGGTGCAGCGTCTCGCAGACACAATGTATACGCGTCTCGACTGGCAGTGGATGCTAACCAATGGTGGGCAGGATCCTCAAAAGCGTGTGCTCTCTATGGGATGGAAGCCCGAAAGTGGCTTCTTAAGCGCCAACTGGGATAGCTACTCCGAAGGCATCATGCTCTACCTACTGGGCATCGGAGCCCCAAAGAATCCGCTGCCAGCTGCCTGCTGGTGGGCCTGGACACGGCCACGATATACCTACCATGGCCTCACCTCTTTCGTAGGAGGCCCTATTTTCCTACACGAAATGCCCTATGAGTTCTTCGATTTTCGTGGATGGCGCGACCGTGACGGGTGGAACTATTGGCGAAACGCCGCCAATGGCGTGGAGATCAATCGTCTGTTCTGTTTAGACCATCGAAAAGAGCGTAAAACTTACGCCGCTGGTATGTGGGGGTTAAACGCTTCCGACGGCCCAGACGGCTATAATGCCTACGGGGTGCCTAAGCCGGAAGATGGAACGGTCTCGCCGACCGGAGCCATCGCCGCCATCCTTTTCGAGCCAAACCAAGCATGCGCCATCGCTCATGCCATGTACTCGCAGTTTCATGAGCGACTATGGGGACGCTACGGCTTCAGTAACGCCTTCAATCTCGACAGAGACTGGTTTGATAAAGACGTTATTGGCATTGATCTAGGCATGGCGCTTTTAGGTATAGAGGATGCACGTACCGGTTTCGAGTGGCGACGTATTGCCGCCTTGCCCTCCACAAAGCGGGCGTGGCAGCGCATCGGCTTCAGTCCAAGCGATGTCACCGAAGGCAAATAG
- a CDS encoding FtsW/RodA/SpoVE family cell cycle protein, whose product MEGQQSRRRQRLIERRLSLSACVLLLCVFLLVFFARWRAEIPANALLVNQVSADTLALSLNIDLGIAQQIVAYRNTHGGFSSVNELLGIPLFPKAQWPSLAERLSASHLDWHTANTTQFAAVLHIPLFEAARLAAFRDALLAQLSPERVRHLTPSFLIAKATLLDPTTTKPSLKNYLVRRPSTVFWHFWIVAGLLCLLLFLLPPWLRNRGRVFGDPFLVPLALLLSGFGVALLFSLRDPLRDSEDYLHHAYGIFLGVVLLVLCARITPERRRQWLQRYRYLWGLGAALLLLLLWLFGRGPGGVRVTLFGFQPVEIVRLLVVFFLASYLGERAADLAQRTSPQKGWKLPSLSDLGPVVVLFGFTLVLFLVIKDLGPGLLLFGAFILMLMLTTGSNGYLWIGLILTGLGSYIAYHFRIGVFPVRVDMWLHPWRNAHPQGMQLGQALWALGSGGWSGTGLGLGMPRVLPRGEDDLAFVAWSEEAGFIGALLVLLIFYALIARGLAIARRAIHSTDRALACGLTAILIMQVLLILGGVTGLTPLTGISLPFLCYGDSALLSSFVLIGLLLGISATPRRAEEAEPLHPALLSVSKKLELGVAFLLLGVIGLGRLGQTMVVQANRFATYPIYTPDRDGVVRAHYNPRLLAIAERIPRGSIYDRQGRVLATSSSAEILKLVPDRQRAVQLIAQHSRFYPIGPCAASLIGVANPAIGGPSGLEKAYDAVLRGYNHLSDLIQDYRAKDLPGYRPRKGGDLHLTIDAALQTIAYNALAAVADKLSGKGAFVVLQPTTGDVLAAVTLPSFNPNALTPTSYHQMLAGDNGGPLFNRALDGFYPPGSTLKVATAACALDHLPNALHIVVPCNRVATVRWHVGKKVYTRIVHDDPHDPAFGAITMPEAFRVSSNIYFATLATRIGPQMFHDSLQEDMGFSHVPPLADFYADLADLGYGQGRMLASPMEMAMLAASVANEGKRMKPRLVASLKTFRPGARSEEMPPMQVGQAMTAQTAAILQGLMRSVVTNGTAAGIFNDIAEPVAGKTGTAQTGLSGAKPHSWFIGFVQPYAFACVIENGGYGRSAAAIVCRNFLRRLY is encoded by the coding sequence CCTTTCGTTGAACATAGACCTTGGTATAGCCCAACAGATCGTAGCCTATCGTAACACCCATGGCGGTTTTTCGAGCGTGAATGAACTGCTCGGAATTCCGCTTTTTCCAAAAGCTCAGTGGCCCTCGCTCGCGGAACGCCTCTCGGCCTCCCACCTCGATTGGCATACGGCCAACACAACGCAGTTTGCCGCCGTGCTCCATATTCCCCTCTTCGAAGCGGCACGGCTTGCAGCTTTTCGTGATGCCCTCCTCGCCCAGCTCTCTCCGGAGCGTGTTAGACACCTTACCCCCTCGTTTCTCATCGCAAAAGCCACCCTGTTAGACCCTACCACCACCAAACCGTCTCTCAAAAACTACTTGGTAAGGCGTCCTTCCACCGTTTTTTGGCACTTCTGGATCGTGGCGGGGCTGCTCTGTCTTCTTCTATTTCTTCTCCCTCCTTGGCTGCGCAATCGCGGACGGGTATTCGGCGATCCGTTCCTCGTGCCTTTGGCCCTGCTTCTATCCGGCTTTGGTGTGGCCCTTCTCTTTAGCCTACGCGATCCCTTGCGCGACTCTGAAGACTACCTACACCACGCCTACGGCATCTTCTTGGGAGTCGTTCTGTTGGTTCTCTGCGCGCGAATTACACCAGAGCGCCGACGCCAATGGCTGCAGCGCTACCGCTATTTGTGGGGACTTGGGGCAGCCCTATTGCTGTTGCTGCTGTGGCTCTTTGGCCGAGGGCCTGGCGGAGTGAGGGTAACCCTGTTCGGGTTTCAACCCGTAGAGATAGTACGACTGCTTGTTGTCTTCTTTCTTGCAAGCTATTTGGGCGAACGCGCCGCCGATCTCGCGCAAAGAACCTCTCCACAAAAAGGCTGGAAGCTTCCCTCTTTATCCGATCTCGGCCCTGTTGTGGTGCTATTTGGGTTCACACTGGTTCTTTTTTTGGTCATCAAAGACCTAGGACCTGGGCTCTTACTCTTTGGTGCTTTCATCCTCATGCTGATGCTGACCACCGGAAGCAACGGCTACCTCTGGATCGGCCTGATCCTTACGGGCCTCGGCAGCTATATCGCCTACCATTTTCGGATTGGGGTTTTTCCGGTAAGAGTGGATATGTGGCTGCATCCCTGGAGAAACGCACATCCCCAAGGAATGCAGCTTGGCCAGGCGCTGTGGGCTCTTGGATCAGGTGGGTGGAGCGGCACAGGGTTGGGGCTTGGTATGCCGCGCGTGTTACCTCGCGGAGAGGACGATCTCGCCTTCGTTGCCTGGAGCGAAGAGGCGGGCTTCATAGGGGCTCTATTGGTGTTGCTGATCTTTTATGCGCTCATTGCCCGGGGACTAGCTATCGCTCGACGAGCTATCCACTCCACCGACCGAGCGCTCGCCTGTGGTCTCACCGCCATCCTGATCATGCAGGTGCTCCTGATTCTAGGAGGCGTCACCGGCCTTACCCCGCTCACCGGCATCTCCCTCCCCTTCCTCTGTTATGGCGATAGCGCCCTCCTTTCTAGTTTCGTTCTCATCGGTCTGCTGTTAGGTATCTCGGCAACCCCACGTCGTGCAGAGGAGGCCGAGCCTTTGCACCCTGCATTGCTTTCCGTTTCCAAAAAGCTGGAGTTGGGGGTGGCCTTTTTGCTGCTAGGCGTCATAGGCTTGGGACGATTAGGGCAGACTATGGTGGTCCAGGCCAATCGGTTTGCTACCTACCCCATCTATACCCCCGACCGAGACGGCGTGGTGCGTGCCCACTATAACCCGCGACTTCTGGCCATTGCCGAACGCATCCCGCGGGGTAGTATCTACGATCGGCAAGGCCGTGTTTTGGCCACTTCCAGCTCCGCCGAGATATTGAAGCTTGTGCCCGATCGGCAGCGCGCGGTACAGCTGATAGCACAACACAGCCGCTTCTACCCGATTGGACCTTGTGCCGCCTCGCTCATTGGCGTGGCAAACCCAGCCATAGGCGGCCCGTCCGGCCTTGAAAAAGCGTATGACGCGGTGTTACGTGGCTACAACCACCTCTCAGACCTTATTCAGGACTATCGTGCAAAAGACCTCCCCGGCTATCGTCCCCGCAAAGGGGGTGATCTGCATCTCACCATAGATGCGGCTTTGCAGACCATCGCCTACAACGCACTGGCTGCCGTGGCCGATAAATTGAGTGGTAAGGGGGCTTTTGTGGTACTCCAACCGACAACCGGCGATGTGCTCGCGGCCGTAACGCTGCCCTCGTTCAATCCCAATGCGCTCACCCCCACTTCCTACCATCAGATGCTTGCCGGAGACAATGGAGGGCCCCTCTTCAACAGAGCGCTCGATGGCTTTTATCCACCAGGTTCTACATTAAAAGTCGCCACAGCGGCCTGTGCGCTGGATCACCTTCCAAACGCCCTCCACATTGTTGTGCCCTGCAATCGCGTCGCTACGGTGCGGTGGCACGTTGGGAAGAAGGTCTATACCCGGATCGTCCACGATGATCCGCATGACCCAGCCTTCGGCGCCATTACCATGCCGGAGGCATTCCGCGTGTCGTCCAACATCTATTTTGCCACCTTGGCCACTCGGATCGGGCCACAGATGTTCCATGATAGTCTGCAAGAGGACATGGGTTTCAGCCATGTGCCTCCGCTGGCCGATTTCTATGCCGATTTGGCCGACCTCGGCTATGGTCAAGGACGCATGTTGGCCTCACCCATGGAGATGGCGATGCTGGCCGCATCGGTAGCCAACGAGGGAAAGCGCATGAAACCTCGCCTAGTGGCAAGCCTGAAGACGTTTCGCCCAGGCGCGCGAAGTGAAGAGATGCCACCGATGCAGGTGGGGCAGGCCATGACCGCCCAAACCGCGGCGATCCTACAAGGGCTAATGCGTAGCGTGGTGACCAACGGAACTGCAGCGGGGATTTTTAACGATATTGCAGAGCCGGTGGCTGGCAAGACAGGCACGGCTCAAACGGGCCTTTCAGGTGCCAAGCCCCATTCCTGGTTCATTGGCTTCGTTCAGCCTTATGCTTTTGCTTGTGTCATCGAGAACGGTGGCTATGGTCGTTCAGCAGCGGCCATCGTCTGTCGCAACTTTCTACGCCGCCTCTACTAG
- a CDS encoding DUF1559 domain-containing protein: MKTASTARQRRHVLDGFTLIELLVVIAIIAILAAILFPVFAQAREAARLTSCLSNMRQIGLGITMYSQDYDEMLPLVRAVDPTYIEGNWKHLIYPYIKNYQIFRCPSNPASQVLDETAGPTTPPYNPSLPKTYRGYFYYRAFFKSSAPIGSGDWWAGNQYSSVAFDYPANTLIIGENKDVYPDYGPWMAVIPNVGPNAWGPSGSNWGAKHRGSDRAVNLTFMDGHAKFTTWDATCQQSNPDGTNMWAYNPNGLSNYDGSGIDLSWLNTFCTTLQQTESQGLFQ; the protein is encoded by the coding sequence ATGAAAACCGCTTCTACAGCTAGACAGCGTAGGCACGTGCTAGATGGGTTTACGCTGATCGAACTTCTCGTGGTTATCGCCATTATCGCCATTCTCGCGGCGATCCTCTTCCCCGTCTTCGCCCAGGCCCGCGAGGCAGCCCGACTCACCAGCTGTCTGTCCAATATGCGACAGATCGGATTGGGGATAACCATGTACTCGCAGGATTACGATGAGATGCTTCCACTCGTACGTGCGGTTGACCCCACCTACATCGAGGGCAACTGGAAGCACTTGATCTACCCCTACATCAAAAACTACCAGATCTTCCGCTGCCCCTCCAACCCGGCCTCCCAAGTCTTGGACGAAACGGCCGGCCCTACGACACCACCCTATAACCCCAGCCTACCGAAAACCTATCGAGGCTACTTCTACTACCGAGCTTTCTTTAAATCCTCCGCGCCTATAGGCTCTGGCGATTGGTGGGCCGGCAACCAGTATAGTTCTGTTGCGTTCGACTATCCGGCCAACACACTCATCATTGGTGAGAACAAGGATGTCTATCCGGACTACGGCCCATGGATGGCTGTGATACCCAATGTAGGGCCGAACGCCTGGGGGCCGAGTGGATCGAACTGGGGTGCCAAGCATCGGGGCAGCGACCGAGCGGTAAACCTCACCTTTATGGACGGTCACGCCAAGTTCACCACATGGGACGCCACATGCCAACAATCAAATCCCGATGGCACAAACATGTGGGCTTACAATCCAAATGGTCTTTCCAACTACGATGGCAGTGGTATAGACCTAAGTTGGCTCAATACATTCTGTACCACCTTACAGCAGACCGAAAGCCAAGGTCTGTTCCAGTAA